One Oncorhynchus masou masou isolate Uvic2021 chromosome 18, UVic_Omas_1.1, whole genome shotgun sequence DNA window includes the following coding sequences:
- the zgc:113363 gene encoding uncharacterized protein zgc:113363 isoform X4 produces MELLQQGRTGETVISQDRVKGQEVAKCPLDLPEYQTTQPQPQPLPNVFTQQPLSNGTAGEHTAELPGPSVRSARADGEDSDDSMTDLNTTDDASHLLPNSMPSNPYHLPRVELPSGVPVSSSPKTSPKTLINGASPSPICTPPSASLNQRGWSPPQSPQSPACDRHHGHAIKKQHLPSTTRSQNSLKADATQIKEIAGDAGNIKDVVTSYQRLLNLTKKKG; encoded by the exons ATGGAGCTGCTGCagcaggggaggacaggagagacagtcaTTAGTCAGGACAGGGTCAAGGGACAGGAGGTGGCCAAGTGCCCCCTGGACCTCCCAGAGTACCAGAccacacagccacagccacagccactaCCCAATGTTTTTACCCAACAGCCACTGTCTAATGGGACAGCCGGGGAACACACAG CAGAGCTCCCAGGGCCCTCTGTAAGGTCTGCCAGAGCTGATGGTGAAGATAGTGATGATTCTATGACAGATCTCAACACAACTGACGACGCGTCACATCTCCTACCAAACAGTATGCCATCAAACCCATACCATCTACCGAGAG TAGAGCTTCCCAGCGGGGTCCCTGTGTCGTCCAGTCCGAAAACTTCCCCCAAGACCCTGATCAACGgagcctccccctcccccatctgtACCCCTCCATCTGCCTCTCTTAACCAGAGAGGATGGAGCCCACCTCAGTCCCCTCAGTCCCCAGCCTGTGACAGACACCATGGGCACGCTATTAAAAAACAACACCTGCCGTCCACCACAAGGAGCCAGAACTCATTGAAAGCTGACGCCACTCAGATAAAGGAAATAGCTGGAGATG
- the zgc:113363 gene encoding uncharacterized protein zgc:113363 isoform X2 — MELLQQGRTGETVISQDRVKGQEVAKCPLDLPEYQTTQPQPQPLPNVFTQQPLSNGTAGEHTELPGPSVRSARADGEDSDDSMTDLNTTDDASHLLPNSMPSNPYHLPRVELPSGVPVSSSPKTSPKTLINGASPSPICTPPSASLNQRGWSPPQSPQSPACDRHHGHAIKKQHLPSTTRSQNSLKADATQIKEIAGDDCCVHCVLACLFCEVLSLCSVLAQCLACGEGCEVLCCCGEGAAGGLACGEDACSALLDCGILEDCCESSDCLEICLECCSICFPV, encoded by the exons ATGGAGCTGCTGCagcaggggaggacaggagagacagtcaTTAGTCAGGACAGGGTCAAGGGACAGGAGGTGGCCAAGTGCCCCCTGGACCTCCCAGAGTACCAGAccacacagccacagccacagccactaCCCAATGTTTTTACCCAACAGCCACTGTCTAATGGGACAGCCGGGGAACACACAG AGCTCCCAGGGCCCTCTGTAAGGTCTGCCAGAGCTGATGGTGAAGATAGTGATGATTCTATGACAGATCTCAACACAACTGACGACGCGTCACATCTCCTACCAAACAGTATGCCATCAAACCCATACCATCTACCGAGAG TAGAGCTTCCCAGCGGGGTCCCTGTGTCGTCCAGTCCGAAAACTTCCCCCAAGACCCTGATCAACGgagcctccccctcccccatctgtACCCCTCCATCTGCCTCTCTTAACCAGAGAGGATGGAGCCCACCTCAGTCCCCTCAGTCCCCAGCCTGTGACAGACACCATGGGCACGCTATTAAAAAACAACACCTGCCGTCCACCACAAGGAGCCAGAACTCATTGAAAGCTGACGCCACTCAGATAAAGGAAATAGCTGGAGATG actgcTGTGTACACTGTGTCCTGGCCTGTCTGTTCTGTGAGGTGCTATCCCTGTGCTCGGTGCTGGCCCAGTGTCTGGCGTGCGGAGAGGGCTGTGAGGTGCTGTGTTGCTGTGGGGAGGGGGCTGCCGGCGGGTTGGCCTGTGGGGAGGACGCCTGCTCTGCCCTGTTGGATTGTGGGATACTAGAGGACTGCTGCGAGTCTTCAGACTGTCTGGAGATCTGTCTGGAGTGTTGTTCTATCTGCTTCCCTgtgtag
- the zgc:113363 gene encoding uncharacterized protein zgc:113363 isoform X3: MELLQQGRTGETVISQDRVKGQEVAKCPLDLPEYQTTQPQPQPLPNVFTQQPLSNGTAGEHTAELPGPSVRSARADGEDSDDSMTDLNTTDDASHLLPNSMPSNPYHLPRELPSGVPVSSSPKTSPKTLINGASPSPICTPPSASLNQRGWSPPQSPQSPACDRHHGHAIKKQHLPSTTRSQNSLKADATQIKEIAGDDCCVHCVLACLFCEVLSLCSVLAQCLACGEGCEVLCCCGEGAAGGLACGEDACSALLDCGILEDCCESSDCLEICLECCSICFPV, from the exons ATGGAGCTGCTGCagcaggggaggacaggagagacagtcaTTAGTCAGGACAGGGTCAAGGGACAGGAGGTGGCCAAGTGCCCCCTGGACCTCCCAGAGTACCAGAccacacagccacagccacagccactaCCCAATGTTTTTACCCAACAGCCACTGTCTAATGGGACAGCCGGGGAACACACAG CAGAGCTCCCAGGGCCCTCTGTAAGGTCTGCCAGAGCTGATGGTGAAGATAGTGATGATTCTATGACAGATCTCAACACAACTGACGACGCGTCACATCTCCTACCAAACAGTATGCCATCAAACCCATACCATCTACCGAGAG AGCTTCCCAGCGGGGTCCCTGTGTCGTCCAGTCCGAAAACTTCCCCCAAGACCCTGATCAACGgagcctccccctcccccatctgtACCCCTCCATCTGCCTCTCTTAACCAGAGAGGATGGAGCCCACCTCAGTCCCCTCAGTCCCCAGCCTGTGACAGACACCATGGGCACGCTATTAAAAAACAACACCTGCCGTCCACCACAAGGAGCCAGAACTCATTGAAAGCTGACGCCACTCAGATAAAGGAAATAGCTGGAGATG actgcTGTGTACACTGTGTCCTGGCCTGTCTGTTCTGTGAGGTGCTATCCCTGTGCTCGGTGCTGGCCCAGTGTCTGGCGTGCGGAGAGGGCTGTGAGGTGCTGTGTTGCTGTGGGGAGGGGGCTGCCGGCGGGTTGGCCTGTGGGGAGGACGCCTGCTCTGCCCTGTTGGATTGTGGGATACTAGAGGACTGCTGCGAGTCTTCAGACTGTCTGGAGATCTGTCTGGAGTGTTGTTCTATCTGCTTCCCTgtgtag
- the zgc:113363 gene encoding uncharacterized protein zgc:113363 isoform X1, giving the protein MELLQQGRTGETVISQDRVKGQEVAKCPLDLPEYQTTQPQPQPLPNVFTQQPLSNGTAGEHTAELPGPSVRSARADGEDSDDSMTDLNTTDDASHLLPNSMPSNPYHLPRVELPSGVPVSSSPKTSPKTLINGASPSPICTPPSASLNQRGWSPPQSPQSPACDRHHGHAIKKQHLPSTTRSQNSLKADATQIKEIAGDDCCVHCVLACLFCEVLSLCSVLAQCLACGEGCEVLCCCGEGAAGGLACGEDACSALLDCGILEDCCESSDCLEICLECCSICFPV; this is encoded by the exons ATGGAGCTGCTGCagcaggggaggacaggagagacagtcaTTAGTCAGGACAGGGTCAAGGGACAGGAGGTGGCCAAGTGCCCCCTGGACCTCCCAGAGTACCAGAccacacagccacagccacagccactaCCCAATGTTTTTACCCAACAGCCACTGTCTAATGGGACAGCCGGGGAACACACAG CAGAGCTCCCAGGGCCCTCTGTAAGGTCTGCCAGAGCTGATGGTGAAGATAGTGATGATTCTATGACAGATCTCAACACAACTGACGACGCGTCACATCTCCTACCAAACAGTATGCCATCAAACCCATACCATCTACCGAGAG TAGAGCTTCCCAGCGGGGTCCCTGTGTCGTCCAGTCCGAAAACTTCCCCCAAGACCCTGATCAACGgagcctccccctcccccatctgtACCCCTCCATCTGCCTCTCTTAACCAGAGAGGATGGAGCCCACCTCAGTCCCCTCAGTCCCCAGCCTGTGACAGACACCATGGGCACGCTATTAAAAAACAACACCTGCCGTCCACCACAAGGAGCCAGAACTCATTGAAAGCTGACGCCACTCAGATAAAGGAAATAGCTGGAGATG actgcTGTGTACACTGTGTCCTGGCCTGTCTGTTCTGTGAGGTGCTATCCCTGTGCTCGGTGCTGGCCCAGTGTCTGGCGTGCGGAGAGGGCTGTGAGGTGCTGTGTTGCTGTGGGGAGGGGGCTGCCGGCGGGTTGGCCTGTGGGGAGGACGCCTGCTCTGCCCTGTTGGATTGTGGGATACTAGAGGACTGCTGCGAGTCTTCAGACTGTCTGGAGATCTGTCTGGAGTGTTGTTCTATCTGCTTCCCTgtgtag